From the genome of Primulina eburnea isolate SZY01 chromosome 12, ASM2296580v1, whole genome shotgun sequence, one region includes:
- the LOC140808355 gene encoding cellulose synthase A catalytic subunit 2 [UDP-forming]-like: protein MDTKGRLVAGSHNRNEFVLINADEIGRVTSVKELTGQICQICGDEIEFGVDGEPFVACNECAFPVCRPCYEYERREGNQACPQCKTRYKRIKGSPRVDGDDEEEEFDDLENEFDYNSNERRDLHQIAEAALAARLNVSRGSSGICTSSSELDPSAVNSDIPLLTYGQEDDTISADKHALIIPPFMGRGKRVHPMAFSDSSMTVPPRPMDPKKDLAVYGYGTVAWKERMDEWKKKQNDRLQVVKHQGDKGGDELDDPDLPKMDEGRQPLSRKLPIPSSKINPYRMIILLRMAILGLFFHYRVLHPVNDAYGLWLTSIICEIWFAVSWLFDQFPKWSPILRETYLDRLSLRYEKEGKPSELMPVDIFVSTVDPMKEPPLITANTVLSILAVDYPVDKVACYVSDDGAAMLTFEALSETCEFARKWVPFCKKFSIEPRAPEWYFAQKVDYLKDKVEPTFVRERRAMKREYEEFKIRINGLVATAQKVPEDGWTMQDGTPWPGNNVRDHPGMIQVFLGQNGVQDIEGNELPCLIYVSREKRPGFEHHKKAGAMNALIRVSAVISNAPYLLNVDCDHYINNSKALREAMCFMMDPQAGKKICYVQFPQRFDGIDRHDRYSNRNVVFFDINMKGLDGIQGPIYVGTGCVFRRQALYGYDAPKKAKPPGKTCNCWPKWCCFCCGSRKKSKKAKSKNNKKKTKSREASTQVHALENIEQGIEGIESEKSTLMPQIKFEKKFGQSPVFIASTLLEEGGVPPGASSASLLKEAIHVISCGYEDKTDWGKEVGWIYGSVTEDILTGFKMHCHGWRSVYCIPHRPAFKGSAPINLSDRLHQVLRWALGSVEIFFSRHCPLWYGYGCGLKPLERFSYINSVVYPLTSLPLIVYCTLPAVCLLTGKFIVPEISNYASIIFMGLFISIAATSILEMQWGGVGIDDWWRNEQFWVIGGVSSHFFALIQGLLKVLAGVSTNFTVTSKAADDGEYSELYLFKWTSLLIPPMTLMIINIIGVIVGISDAINNGYETWGPLFGRLFFALWVIVHLYPFLKGFMGKQDRVPTIIVVWSILLASILTLLWVRINPFLSKDGIILEVCGLNCD, encoded by the exons ATGGATACGAAAGGGAGACTTGTGGCGGGTTCACACAACAGGAATGAGTTTGTACTCATCAATGCCGATGAGATTGGAAGG GTTACTTCTGTCAAAGAGTTGACTGGACAGATTTGTCAGATTTGTGGAGATGAGATTGAGTTTGGTGTAGATGGTGAGCCATTTGTCGCCTGTAATGAATGCGCATTCCCTGTTTGCAGACCTTGTTATGAATATGAAAGACGAGAGGGTAATCAAGCTTGTCCTCAGTGCAAAACCCGATACAAGCGAATAAAAG GGAGTCCGAGAGTCGATGgagatgatgaagaagaagaatttgatgatttgGAGAATGAATTTGATTATAACAGCAATGAAAGAAGAGATCTTCATCAGATTGCTGAGGCAGCGCTTGCTGCTCGGCTTAATGTTAGTCGTGGTTCTTCTGGTATCTGCACTTCTTCATCAGAATTGGATCCCTCGGCCGTTAACTCAGATATTCCTCTCCTTACTTATGGTCAAGAG GATGATACAATTTCTGCGGACAAGCATGCTCTCATCATCCCTCCGTTCATGGGTCGTGGGAAGCGAGTCCATCCTATGGCATTTTCCGATTCCTCCATGACCG TGCCACCGCGTCCAATGGATCCGAAGAAAGACTTAGCTGTATATGGATATGGTACTGTTGCTTGGAAGGAAAGAATGGATGAATGGAAGAAAAAACAAAACGATAGGCTTCAGGTGGTTAAACATCAAGGAGACAAAGGCGGGGATGAGCTGGATGATCCTGATTTACCTAA GATGGACGAAGGCAGACAACCTCTTTCGAGGAAGCTACCAATACCTTCAAGCAAGATAAACCCTTACAGAATGATCATTTTACTTCGAATGGCAATTCTTGGGTTGTTTTTTCACTATAGAGTTCTTCATCCTGTCAATGACGCATATGGCTTGTGGCTAACGTCAATTATATGTGAGATATGGTTCGCTGTCTCATGGTTGTTCGATCAGTTTCCAAAGTGGTCTCCAATTTTGCGAGAAACGTACCTTGATAGGCTTTCACTAAG ATATGAGAAAGAAGGAAAGCCCTCTGAGCTAATGCCTGTGGACATATTTGTGAGTACAGTTGACCCCATGAAAGAACCGCCACTCATTACTGCGAACACGGTTCTTTCTATTCTTGCCGTCGATTATCCTGTGGACAAGGTTGCTTGCTATGTCTCAGATGATGGTGCTGCAATGCTTACTTTTGAAGCTCTATCCGAGACATGTGAGTTTGCCAGGAAATGGGTCCCATTCTGCAAAAAGTTTAGCATAGAACCTCGGGCTCCTGAATGGTATTTTGCCCAAAAGGTTGACTATTTGAAAGACAAGGTAGAGCCAACATTTGTGAGGGAACGCCGGGCAATGAAG AGAGAGTACGAAGAGTTCAAAATTCGAATAAATGGATTGGTTGCCACCGCACAGAAGGTTCCTGAGGATGGTTGGACCATGCAGGACGGAACACCGTGGCCGGGAAATAATGTCAGGGACCACCCTGGAATGATCCAG GTGTTCTTGGGTCAAAATGGTGTCCAGGATATTGAAGGGAATGAATTGCCTTGTCTCATATATGTTTCGCGTGAGAAGAGGCCTGGTTTTGAGCATCACAAAAAAGCCGGTGCTATGAATGCTTTG ATACGGGTATCAGCTGTCATCTCAAATGCTCCATACCTGCTGAATGTTGATTGTGACCACTACATAAATAACAGCAAAGCTCTAAGGGAAGCTATGTGTTTCATGATGGATCCTCAAGCTGGAAAGAAGATATGTTATGTGCAATTTCCTCAAAGATTTGATGGAATTGATCGGCATGATAGATATTCAAATCGCAACGTTGTCTTTTTTGAT ATAAATATGAAAGGACTTGATGGGATCCAAGGTCCAATTTATGTCGGAACTGGATGTGTCTTCAGGAGGCAAGCGCTTTATGGATATGATGCTCCCAAGAAGGCAAAACCGCCGGGTAAAACTTGCAATTGTTGGCCCAAATGGTGTTGCTTCTGCTGCGGATCTAGAAAGAAAAGTAAGAAAGCAAAATCAAAGAATAATAAGAAAAAGACTAAGAGCAGGGAAGCTTCAACACAGGTCCATGCTCTTGAAAATATTGAGCAAGGAATAGAAG GAATTGAAAGTGAAAAATCAACCCTCATGCCCCAGATTAAATTTGAGAAAAAATTTGGTCAATCACCGGTTTTCATTGCTTCAACACTTCTGGAAGAAGGCGGTGTTCCACCTGGAGCATCATCAGCTTCCCTCTTGAAAGAAGCTATTCATGTCATTAGTTGCGGTTACGAGGATAAAACAGACTGGGGGAAAGAG GTCGGATGGATTTATGGTTCGGTTACTGAGGACATCTTGACTGGTTTTAAGATGCATTGCCATGGCTGGAGATCCGTTTACTGCATACCACATCGGCCTGCTTTCAAAGGGTCGGCCCCTATCAATCTATCGGATCGTTTACACCAGGTTCTTCGGTGGGCTCTGGGATCTGTTGAAATTTTCTTTAGCAGGCATTGCCCTCTTTGGTATGGATATGGGTGTGGTCTGAAACCGTTGGAAAGATTTTCTTACATAAACTCGGTGGTATATCCATTGACATCACTTCCCTTGATCGTTTATTGCACCCTGCCAGCTGTTTGCCTCCTTACCGGAAAGTTCATTGTCCCAGAG ATCAGTAACTATGCGAGTATAATTTTCATGGGCCTTTTTATATCAATTGCTGCAACGAGTATCTTAGAGATGCAGTGGGGTGGTGTTGGAATCGACGACTGGTGGAGAAACGAGCAGTTTTGGGTGATTGGTGGTGTCTCATCTCACTTTTTCGCTCTAATACAAGGTCTGCTTAAGGTTTTGGCTGGTGTAAGCACGAACTTCACTGTTACATCCAAAGCAGCCGATGATGGAGAATATTCGGAGCTTTACCTCTTCAAGTGGACATCTTTGCTAATCCCTCCAATGACTCTgatgatcataaacattattggggtcATAGTTGGTATCTCAGACGCCATTAACAATGGCTATGAAACGTGGGGACCTCTATTTGGCAGACTTTTCTTTGCATTGTGGGTGATCGTCCATTTATACCCCTTCCTCAAAGGTTTCATGGGGAAACAAGATAGAGTACCCACTATAATCGTGGTTTGGTCGATTCTTCTTGCTTCTATTTTGACGCTGTTGTGGGTTCGTATCAACCCATTTTTGTCTAAAGACGGGATCATTTTAGAGGTTTGTGGGTTGAATTGTGATTAG